The following are encoded together in the Phaseolus vulgaris cultivar G19833 chromosome 9, P. vulgaris v2.0, whole genome shotgun sequence genome:
- the LOC137821131 gene encoding LOW QUALITY PROTEIN: RNA polymerase sigma factor sigB (The sequence of the model RefSeq protein was modified relative to this genomic sequence to represent the inferred CDS: inserted 4 bases in 3 codons; deleted 1 base in 1 codon), producing the protein MLEPRVILNFCCVLSQTLVVLTSSSSSSSSSTTPHFNCHLDAFKNHPYVLPIHLSRTRTNFCFQPQCLLFATSSSTLFNLEKKLALDASSDPNTSWPYVTAVAPPTQANFKSTLSTELLLXNEEAVIATAASEALALAKEAVKVAKDVALLVKKKPQAEAEYRSHVSFKSDDLFLKWFQHMDVVGCVAGESMGAGAEMMEGVDLSPSEEESYVEPSHEELESLQEQLPNSNSIAVRSRRQPERKAXRVRAAEKASTNVASFKPGSSRRRKRVSMQEVDYSDPLRYLRTTTTTSRLLTSTEEIKLSEGIQDLLKLERLQDDLVERCGGLRTFAQWAAVAGVDQKTLRKCLSHGRFCKDKMIKNNIRFVISIAKSYQGSGMNLQDLVQEGCRGLVKGXKFSTYAHWWIKQAVRKSLSDQSRTIRLPFYMVEATYRVKEARKQLYSENGRQPDDEEVAEAAGLSMKRLTAVFFTPKAPRYLEQKIGINQNLKPSEIISDPDAETTEEQLLKQFMKKDLQEALDSLTSRERQVVRWRFGMDDGRTKTLQEIGEMMGVSRERIRLIESSAFKKLKNKKRTKHFQQYLVP; encoded by the exons ATGCTTGAGCCGAGGGTTATCCTCAATTTCTGTTGTGTTTTGTCACAAACACTCGTTGTTctcacttcttcttcttcgtcttcatcttcttcaacaaCGCCGCACTTCAATTGCCACCTCGACGCTTTCAAGAATCATCCCTATGTTCTTCCTATCCATCTAT caagaacaagaacaaattTCTGTTTCCAGCCTCAATGTCTCTTGTTCGCCACATCTTCTTCAACTCTGTTTAATTTGGAAAAGAAGTTGGCATTGGATGCTTCTTCTGATCCAAACACGTCTTGGCCCTATGTCACAGCTGTTGCCCCTCCCACGCAG GCAAACTTTAAATCAACCTTATCTACGGAATTGCTTC ATAATGAAGAGGCTGTAATAGCTACTGCTGCATCTGAAGCCCTTGCTCTTGCTAAAGAAGCTGTGAAGGTTGCAAAGGATGTTGCTTTACTAGTAAAAAAGAAGCCCCAAGCAGAAGCAGAGTATAGATCCCATGTTTCTTTCAAATCTGATGATTTGTTTCTCAAATGGTTTCAACATATGGATGTGGTAGGTTGTGTAGCAGGGGAATCCATGGGTGCTGGAGCAGAAATGATGGAAGGTGTTGACCTAAGCCCCAGCGAAGAGGAATCTTATGTAGAACCTTCCCATGAGGAACTTGAGAGCCTGCAGGAACAGCTT CCAAATTCCAACAGTATAGCTGTAAGATCAAGGCGCCAACCAGAAAGAAAAGC AAGAGTCAGAGCAGCAGAGAAGGCTTCCACAAATGTTGCATCTTTTAAGCCTGGCTCCTCCAGAAGAAGAAAGCGTGTTTCCATGCAAGAAGTAGATTATTCAGATCCACTTCGTTACTTAAGAACAACAACCACTACTTCTAGGCTTCTCACCTCAACTGAAGAAATCAAGTTGTCAGAAGGAATACAG GACCTTCTAAAGCTTGAAAGACTCCAGGACGATCTTGTAGAAAGATGTGGTGGTCTGCGCACATTTGCTCAATGGGCTGCAGTGGCAGGGGTAGACCAGAAGACACTTAGGAAATGTTTAAGTCATGGTAGATTTTGCAAAGACAAAATGATTAAAAACAATATAAGATTTGTCATATCAATTGCAAAGAGTTATCAGGGATCTGGGATGAATTTGCAAGATCTTGTCCAG GAAGGATGTCGAGGCCTTGTAAAAG TCAAATTCTCCACCTATGCTCATTGGTGGATTAAACAGGCTGTTCGGAAATCACTTTCTGATCAGTCAAGAACTATTCGCTTGCCA TTCTACATGGTGGAGGCGACTTACAGAGTGAAGGAGGCAAGAAAACAACTGTACAGTGAAAATGGAAGACAGCCTGATGATGAAGAAGTTGCTGAAGCAGCTGGGTTGTCTATGAAGAGGCTTACTGCTGTATTTTTTACTCCAAAAGCTCCCAGATATCTGGAACAGAAGATTGGAATCAACCAAAATCTTAAACCTTCA GAAATAATTTCTGATCCTGATGCCGAAACAACTGAAGAACAGCTCCTTAAGCAATTCATGAAGAAGGACCTGCAAGAGGCACTGGACAGTCTTACTTCAAGGGAGAGACAGGTGGTAAGATGGAGATTTGGCATGGATGATGGAAGGACGAAGACCCTGCAAGAGATCGGGGAGATGATGGGTGTGAGCAGGGAGAGAATTAGGCTAATTGAGTCAAGTGCTTTTAAGAAGCTTAAGAACAAGAAGAGAACCAAACATTTCCAGCAGTATTTGGTTCCATAA
- the LOC137821098 gene encoding chromo domain-containing protein LHP1-like gives MKNTTCTSISVTNEPSSSPPSSAILLFHKHNDNGEQTLVPPNPNPNLGDGFYEIETIRRKRVRKGQLQYLIKWRGWPETANTWEPLENLQSVPDLLHAFEDSLKSGTVRKRKRKDVVHHTKVKNHPQRCTTSYSLRHFPTHNPHSQTPIFPHQPHPTTLPQPQPTNVNAFPEHHQNDYDPKLSELKATTNTALELDNLGMHFRQPKVSSANGGHLDCAEPTQTGCCRGAKRRKSGSVKSFKRETDAGKPVDAQNAVSLPVGAVEPGCTRTAGCVGNDSPVKMDDAKSACNIVKILKPIGYSSSLSDNMQDVLVTFMAMRSDGTEVMVNNRYLKAYNPLLLINFYELHLRYSPTL, from the exons ATGAAGAACACAACTTGTACTTCTATTTCAGTAACCAACGAACCATCTTCATCACCTCCATCCTCTGCTATTCTTCTCTTTCACAAACACAATGACAATGGAGAACAAACCCTCGTGCCTCCCAACCCCAACCCCAACCTCGGCGACGGCTTCTATGAAATCGAAACCATACGCCGTAAGAGGGTACGCAAG GGTCAGCTCCAGTACCTAATAAAATG GCGTGGATGGCCTGAGACTGCCAACACCTGGGAGCCTCTTGAAAATCTACAGTCCGTTCCTGATCTTCTTCACGCTTTTGAGGACAG TCTCAAGTCAGGAACAGTTCGCAAGCGCAAGCGCAAGGATGTCGTTCATCACACCAAGGTCAAGAATCACCCCCAACGTTGTACCACTTCTTACAGCCTTAGACATTTTCCAACTCACAATCCCCATTCTCAAACTCCCATCTTCCCTCACCAACCTCATCCTACCACCCTTCCTCAACCCCAACCAACCAATGTAAATGCCTTTCCAGAACACCACCAAAATGATTATGATCCAAAGCTcagtgaacttaaggcaacaacAAACACTGCCCTTGAGCTAGATAACCTTGGAATGCATTTCCGGCAACCTAAGGTTTCAAGTGCCAATGGTGGTCACCTGGATTGCGCGGAACCAACTCAAACTGGGTGCTGTAGAGGAGCAAAAAGGAGAAAATCTGGTTCTGTCAAGAGCTTCAAGAGAGAGACAGATGCAGGGAAGCCTGTTGATGCTCAGAATGCAGTCAGCTTGCCTGTTGGTGCAGTTGAACCAGGCTGCACGAGAACCGCTGGTTGTGTGGGGAATGATAGTCCTGTGAAGATGGATGATGCTAAAAGTGCCTGCAATATTGTCAAGATTTTGAAGCCAATAGGTTATTCATCTTCTTTATCCGACAATATGCAGGATGTTTTAGTGACATTTATGGCCATGAG GTCTGATGGAACAGAAGTGATGGTGAATAACAGATATCTCAAGGCATACAATCCACTTCTG CTGATTAATTTCTATGAGTTGCATCTCCGGTATAGTCCTACATTGTAA
- the LOC137821132 gene encoding uncharacterized protein: MIFNSKHENLIVSTLYLWGSVAIYNIFSEFASVVKLGRCVSNAIGTLLTGVEKLNQWRKIKVMLMILTAQALELETDQVLKQLKYVEVLRPRVAAKRKKSDCT, from the exons ATGATCTTTAATTCGAAACACGAAAACTTGATTGTCTCGACTCTCTATCTCTGGGGCTCTGTAGCAATATACAACATTTTTTCTGAATTTGCTTCAG TGGTGAAACTTGGCAGGTGTGTCTCAAATGCAATAGGTACCCTCTTGACTGGCGTAGAAAAGCTGAACCAGTGGAGGAAAATAAAAGTCATGCTGATGATCCTTACTGCTCAAGCTTTG GAGCTTGAAACAGATCAAGTATTGAAGCAACTGAAGTATGTGGAAGTG CTACGACCACGAGTTGCTGCTAAACGGAAAAAATCAGATTGCACATAA